From a region of the Proteobacteria bacterium CG1_02_64_396 genome:
- a CDS encoding phosphoribosylglycinamide formyltransferase 2: MHIGTPLSPSATRVMLLGSGELGKEVVIALQRLGVETIAVDRYPNAPAMQVAHRSFVLPMTDPVALKRLILLERPHLIVPEIEAIATDMLLEIEHEGVAEVIPTARATRLTMNREGIRRLAAEELGLPTSPYAFASSLEELQAAIDSGIGYPCVVKPVMSSSGKGQSVVKGAEEVAAAWNDAGSSGRVDSGRVIVEGFIDFDFEITLLTVRAIGHSGAVETFFCDPIGHKQVHGDYVESWQPQAMSDAALNQAQEIAATVTSSLGGRGLFGVELFVQGEKVWFSEVSPRPHDTGMVTMATMRLNEFELHARAILGLPVDTTLRRPGASAVIYGGIEGEGVRFEGVERALTVPESEVRLFGKPESWQRRRMGVALAGADDVETARARALEAAGKVKVVKG, from the coding sequence ATGCACATCGGCACCCCCCTTTCCCCCTCGGCGACCCGCGTCATGCTTTTGGGCAGCGGCGAACTGGGCAAAGAGGTTGTCATTGCCCTGCAACGGCTGGGGGTGGAGACCATCGCGGTCGATCGTTATCCCAATGCCCCCGCCATGCAGGTCGCCCACCGCAGCTTTGTGCTCCCCATGACCGATCCCGTCGCCCTGAAGAGGCTCATCTTGCTGGAGCGGCCCCACCTGATCGTCCCCGAGATCGAAGCGATCGCCACCGACATGCTGTTGGAGATCGAGCACGAGGGGGTGGCCGAGGTGATCCCGACGGCGCGGGCGACCCGCTTGACCATGAACCGGGAGGGGATCCGCCGTTTGGCCGCCGAAGAACTGGGGCTGCCCACCTCTCCTTACGCGTTTGCCTCTTCCTTGGAGGAACTGCAAGCGGCCATCGACAGCGGCATCGGCTACCCCTGCGTCGTCAAGCCGGTGATGTCCTCCTCGGGTAAGGGGCAGTCGGTGGTAAAAGGGGCCGAGGAGGTTGCGGCCGCCTGGAATGACGCCGGCAGTTCGGGACGAGTCGATTCGGGCCGGGTCATCGTCGAGGGGTTCATCGACTTCGATTTCGAGATCACCCTGCTTACGGTGCGGGCCATAGGGCACTCGGGCGCGGTCGAGACCTTCTTTTGCGACCCCATCGGCCACAAGCAGGTCCACGGCGATTACGTCGAGAGTTGGCAGCCCCAGGCGATGAGCGATGCCGCGTTGAATCAAGCTCAGGAGATCGCTGCCACCGTCACCAGCAGCCTGGGGGGACGTGGTCTCTTCGGGGTCGAGCTCTTCGTGCAGGGGGAGAAGGTCTGGTTTTCCGAGGTCAGCCCCCGCCCCCATGACACCGGCATGGTGACCATGGCGACCATGCGTTTGAACGAATTCGAGCTGCATGCCCGCGCCATCCTCGGTTTGCCGGTCGATACCACCCTGCGCCGCCCTGGTGCCAGCGCCGTGATCTACGGCGGCATCGAGGGGGAAGGGGTCCGTTTCGAGGGGGTGGAGCGGGCACTCACCGTTCCCGAGAGCGAGGTGCGGCTGTTCGGCAAGCCCGAGTCCTGGCAACGCCGTCGTATGGGGGTGGCGCTGGCCGGTGCCGACGATGTCGAGACGGCGCGGGCGCGAGCCTTAGAGGCAGCGGGGAAGGTGAAGGTGGTCAAGGGGTAG
- a CDS encoding ferrochelatase: protein MSDFRSPAPPPADAPPCGVLLVNLGTPEAPTAAALKPYLAQFLSDPRVVELPRWRWWPILHGIILNTRPAKSAALYQAVWGEDGSPLLAISRRQSQALAQALGRQTGATIPVVLGMRYGAPSIAQGLQALDAMGCERILIVPMFPQYSAATTGSAFDAVMAELTTWRRMPELRWIRDYHDDPHHVATLAAHIQARWANADKPDHLLLSFHGMPQRYADAGDPYPEQCQSTARLLAQTLGLETGRWSLAYQSRFGKEPWLTPYTDEALSTLAQQGVKRVDVVCPGFAADCLETLEEVAVGYHEHFKAAGGEMLRYIDALNDTPEHIEALTRLSLNHLGGWIKIP, encoded by the coding sequence GCCCTTAAACCCTATCTGGCCCAATTTCTGAGCGACCCCAGGGTGGTGGAGCTGCCGCGCTGGAGGTGGTGGCCGATCCTGCACGGCATCATCCTCAACACCCGCCCGGCCAAATCGGCGGCCCTCTACCAGGCGGTGTGGGGTGAGGATGGCTCCCCGTTGCTGGCGATCTCTCGCCGTCAGAGCCAGGCGCTGGCCCAGGCGCTCGGTCGCCAAACCGGGGCGACAATCCCGGTGGTGCTAGGGATGCGCTACGGCGCCCCCTCCATCGCCCAGGGGCTGCAAGCCCTGGATGCCATGGGGTGTGAGCGCATCCTCATTGTGCCGATGTTCCCCCAATACAGCGCAGCCACCACCGGGTCGGCCTTCGACGCGGTGATGGCCGAGCTCACCACCTGGCGGCGGATGCCCGAACTGCGCTGGATCCGCGATTACCACGACGATCCTCATCATGTGGCCACCCTTGCTGCCCATATTCAGGCACGCTGGGCCAACGCAGACAAACCCGACCACCTGCTGCTGTCGTTCCACGGTATGCCGCAGCGCTACGCCGACGCGGGCGACCCTTACCCGGAACAATGCCAATCCACAGCCCGATTGTTGGCCCAAACCCTGGGACTAGAGACGGGGCGGTGGTCGCTGGCCTACCAATCGCGCTTCGGCAAAGAGCCCTGGCTGACCCCCTACACCGACGAGGCCTTGAGCACTCTGGCCCAGCAAGGGGTGAAACGGGTCGATGTGGTCTGCCCCGGTTTTGCCGCCGATTGCTTAGAAACCTTGGAGGAGGTCGCGGTCGGCTACCACGAACACTTCAAGGCCGCCGGGGGGGAGATGCTGCGTTACATTGACGCCCTCAACGACACCCCCGAGCATATCGAGGCCTTAACCCGATTGAGCCTGAACCACCTAGGCGGCTGGATCAAAATCCCCTGA